The genomic stretch NNNNNNNNNNNNNNNNNNNNNNNNNNNNNNNNNNNNNNNNNNNNNNNNNNNNNNNNNNNNNNNNNNNNNNNNNNNNNNNNNNNNNNNNNNNNNNNNNNNNNNNNNNNNNNNNNNNNNNNNNNNNNNNNNNNNNNNNNNNNNNNNNNNNNNNNNNNNNNNNNNNNNNNNNNNNNNNNNNNNNNNNNNNNNNNNNNNNNNNNNNNNNNNNNNNNNNNNNNNNNNNNNNNNNNNNNNNNNNNNNNNNNNNNNNNNNNNNNNNNNNNNNNNNNNNNNNNNNNNNNNNNNNNNNNNNNNNNNNNNNNNNNNNNNNNNNNNNNNNNNNNNNNNNNNNNNNNNNNNNNNNNNNNNNNNNNNNNNNNNNNNNNNNNNNNNNNNNNNNNNNNNNNNNNNNNNNNNNNNNNNNNNNNNNNNNNNNNNNNNNNNNNNNNNNNNNNNNNNNNNNNNNNNNNNNNNNNNNNNNNNNNNNNNNNNNNNNNNNNNNNNNNNNNNNNNNNNNNNNNNNNNNNNNNNNNNNNNNNNNNNNNNNNNNNNNNNNNNNNNNNNNNNNNNNNNNNNNNNNNNNNNNNNNNNNNNNNNNNNNNNNNNNNNNNNNNNNNNNNNNNNNNNNNNNNNNNNNNNNNNNNNNNNNNNNNNNNNNNNNNNNNNNNNNNNNNNNNNNNNNNNNNNNNNNNNNNNNNNNNNNNNNNNNNNNNNNNNNNNNNNNNNNNNNNNNNNNNNNNNNNNNNNNNNNNNNNNNNNNNNNNNNNNNNNNNNNNNNNNNNNNNNNNNNNNNNNNNNNNNNNNNNNNNNNNNNNNNNNNNNNNNNNNNNNNNNNNNNNNNNNNNNNNNNNNNNNNNNNNNNNNNNNNNNNNNNNNNNNNNNNNNNNNNNNNNNNNNNNNNNNNNNNNNNNNNNNNNNNNNNNNNNNNNNNNNNNNNNNNNNNNNNNNNNNNNNNNNNNNNNNNNNNNNNNNNNNNNNNNNNNNNNNNNNNNNNNNNNNNNNNNNNNNNNNNNNNNNNNNNNNNNNNNNNNNNaaaaaaaaaaaaaaaaaaaaaaaagagtagagAAAGTAGACGGTACCCAATCACCAACAACGAACAGGCTCACCAAGACGTGAGTGTGCATGTCTCTTTTCATCCTCAAAGCATGAGCATCAAGGCAAGCAAGTGCGAAGCTCCACAAAACTTGAAGCCCCATTGATGCAATTAAATAACTGAGCCAAAAGGCACACGCAATTGCATAAGCAAACAGTCGAGCCATATAGGATACGGTCCCAACACATCATCAACAATCAAGAATTTCAAAGCAATGCCTCGGGCATTAGAAGACAGTTATTTCATATACTAATATGTCCTGCCCAGTCTCAGACTGCTTCAAGTCTACAAGATGCTTTAGATTGactattttaaagtttaaacacaGCTACAAGACAGGGAAAACATAAGAAATGTCAAGAAGCATCAAAACCAGACTAGAAGATTCTGaggaaagaaaacaagaatGGATAATAGAAGTTACCAAGGAATAGAGCTTTTACTTGCAGATAGTGATCAAAATAGGTGAAAGACTACCTTAAGACATTATTTGAGAACAAAAAATACTTGGCATATACAGCCTCAGCTAGGGCTGAGAAACACATTTTTATAGCTCAATGATACATTAATCAAGCAAAACGACCTAACCCAACACTCTACAAGGGGACAAGTAGATAATCTGTTTGCAAAGACAAGCTTACAGAGTTAGTTTAGTCCAGAAATTTACAAATTGTCCCAGTTCACAATGCACAAACTTTCTTGCCAATCACATCAGCCACTCTCCCAACCCAACTTAATGCTTCTATACTCCAGTGGGCAATCAAAACTCTAATATAGTATTTCAAGGATAGCCCAAAGTACACATAGGTGAAAAcattaaaagatatatatagtatttcTTTCATAGCAATATaataaccaaaaaaagaaaacttcAAATACACACCATGTCAAAATATGGAATCAAAGTGTAATGGCagggaaagaaaaaagagaaattagGAAAACAAAATAGAATAAGTAAAAGAGGAAGAAATACTACCAGAAAGCAGTGGCAATAGAGAATCCAGAAGCAGAAGCCATCACCACAATTGAAACAGCTGCAAACACAGACTGCCCAATCCTTAGAGACAACCCACTCACAGTCCCTGGGCTCCCAAATAGCACCTTCATACTctctttataataatatatatataatagtcaaAATCGAATCTTTCTTTAAGGAATACTCTTTTCACAGAAGAACAAAACAGAATGTTTCCTCAGATCTTCAGATCATCCTCACCAGAAGCCGTGGCTGAGATTTGACAGCAAAATCACAACATAGAAACCCTAAAATAAGAAACAAACCCTGTTCTTGCACAAtctaattcatattaatattttaccaGTTTTGTTCTATCCCACGTATCTGACATCTCTTGATCACGATTGGCATTTGATGGAGCTAAgaaacaaatagaaaacactGCATTTGCAGACCAGACAAAAACCACTCCgcatagaataataataatcaaatcaaGCTGAGATAAGCAGCTCTTgtcaaagtttcaaactttgaAGAATGTTATTGCACCAATTCATAGACTTCAGACATTTCATACTGCCAACAGTGAAAAGGCTTATTTCCACGCTTTTTGTCCTGTCTTTGCTTGTTTAAAGGAGCGAGATTttcagccaaaaaaaaaaaaaaaaaaccgtacaaaattatatttatgtagATCAtgtgaatttattttattaataaatataatttttttaatacggGTCTGAAAAATCATTTCTGCTAGGGGTtaaagaagaggaaaaaaacAATTGCGTAGAGAATAGGGCGTCGGAACGTTTGAAACCTTTTATAGTAAAAGAATTGTTATCTTATAACAATCAACTAAATCTTTGTCTGTCTTCCAAAAGTGTTCGCCCACTATTACAAAATTCTTTGATTCCTGTTGAAAGTAATAGTTTTTAAGATGTGCATAACAATATTAGATAAAACTCGTCTTGTGAGTCTAATTAGCACATAAtcactaaaaatgaactaatttaccttattataacTAATCGACTCAatcaaaaaagttaaatttaaaatattgtgatTTATCTAATAATGCAGTCATGCAGACAAAATCCATTTTAGTAGCTCCCGCGACTATTGGGAGTAGTATTTCGTTGGTTTCTCCTAGTTTTGAATGCAATTTCTTCATATGTAAACGTTAGGAGCATATAAAGAATATCGTCTCGGTTCATGAaatttgttataaatttattattattaaaaaaaaccagTCAATGCAtgcttattttgaaatttaattttttaaatttacatacattcaataatatcaattttaatattaaaaatctaaacatatatatatatatatatatatatatatagatttacaGGAAAGTTTATAGCGGCTAGCTATTTGGTAAAGTAGCATAGGTTTACTAATTAAAAGTGAATACATGTCAACTGTGAGTATTCCGTAAATGGTACGATTAGAATGAGTGTATAAATGGGTATAGTGACATCCATTTGGTGGGACATATATGTATACTTACAGAATTGATTGTGAAGGATTGCTTAACCAAATGTTGTAAGTTGGAAATGAATATGTCGCTTTTACAATCATATTCATTTTGCCTTCTTTTATAATCCATCCTAGTGGGTCCTATCAACCTTTTTTACCTTGTACGGAGTATTTTCTTTGaatctattattataataatgttatgTAACAATTGATTAATTTCATTTCATGAATTTGTAATGGTTATATTACACTACtgcaaaaattatattttttttaattaatttattattatattaatacaaTAATCGATTATTGATTTTACATATAACCCCATCAGCcatatgaatttaaattttgcatatatcaaaatctattttagaAACATTTTAAATCTAAAGAGACTACCAGtcaacatttataatttttaaagtttaaaaaatatatttatcataATCAATTAagtcataaattatttttcaagatTTAGCATGACAATGAAGTATACACCCCACCAAAGAACttacggggcgtttggttgggaggaaggaattagggggaaaaagaattgtaattcggtggaattgcaattataaagtataaattgaaattacagtgtttggtatgcagaaataggagtacaggaaattgaaaggtaagaagcgacaaaatgactaaaatgcccttatgttgtggtagatgttgtagtaatagtaatagtagtaataataataattcttaataataataataataattctttcaaactaataataataattctttcaaaaaatttttaaaaaaaaatacaagggtatgggaggaggagcaaaattgtctttacaccaatgaattgcccctcctctccaccgaattgcaattcatggggcccatgaattgcaattcatcatttggaacccatccaaacactgtagtttgaaaattcactgaattgcaattcccccaaactacatccaaccaaacagggcATTAGTTCTACAAATTGTCATTTTCGATGTCACTAATGACATTCTAGGATTGTAATCACAAGTAGTTAAAGACTTGTATACCAGAAGATACTGAGACTCCAAATAAGAAAAAGCAAAATTATAAAGCTACATCATTCCATTCTTATCTATTTCTTTTCACACACATGAGCTTTTACAATCTTAAGTTgtgggttattattattatattattactccgtattatatgaaatactaaaattaataaacaCCCATTGGCCTTGCTCTAAGGTAAGCCTAACAACAATTCCTGTATTTTCCACCTGCACCCAAATTGACAGACCACAACTCAGAAGTATATTCAGACGTTGACTAGCGAGCTAAATCACAAAACCAACAACCAAGACAGAGACGGCAGTGTGTATTTTCAAACCCAAAATacactttcaagtttcaacctATTACCATTTTAGGTTGAAACTTGAAACTATAAGAAACAAGTACAAGTCAAGCCACAAATATTGAAAGGTTTACAAAGACCTGCCACATGATTACACCATGACAATATGTTCGTTAGACCTATTGATGCATGTTCATGAAATGGTGTGTATAAATGAAAGAATACTTTCTTTAAGCTCACGGCAAAAACTGTTACAACACGTAAAACAACCACAAGTGTAGCAAAATACTGTCTTCAACAAGCAGTTTTTATCTTACAAGGATGTTTCAATAAAAGAAGTTCCTCAAACAAGGCTATAACTACAATTACTTTCCCGATGGATATATCCTAAAAAGCCGTACACCAAAAAGCATGTCAAACCCTAAAACATTGCAAGTGTCAACTGTCATATAGACCAAATGCATATCTCTAGACCTCACACTCCAAGTGCTCCATAACTATGCAAGCTgctgaaaattgtaattcaagAACGAGGACTTACTTCATCACCCCAAATTTCTCTTACAGACCACAGCACACCTTGGGCTACCAAACCAAGCTTAACGGAAAAACCACATCTTGATGAAGATTGCCAAACCCATTTGTAGAACAAAAGCAGCAACCAGCACAAGAGAAAGATCGTTTGTCTGTATGTGGTGGTTCTTAAGATTTAATGCAACAAAGCCACCCGATGCACCACCAGTGAGTAATATGATGATCCACTTTAGAAATTCCACTGGAATCATTAAGAGAAACTGCAATATAAAAAAGGATCTCTTTATCACACCTTGACAAAAATAAGGGAACAACTCTTGCCAGAGATTGTTATGAAGGGAGTATGAATAAAGATGCGATATACAGTAGACTTACAGAAGTAGGAATAAAGATGAATAAGGAATATCCCCACAAGCACCAAAAACGTATGATGCTAGCATTTAAGCCGAGGTATTGCAGCAAGAAGTAAAAACCCAGCGGAACAATGAATGTATAACCATATATTGTGCATGTTGCCACATTTACATAGCTGACATCAAAGGTCCAAGAAGTCACAGTTTCACTCCTTTTGCGCATTATATATGTGGCACAGTTTCCAAAGGAGGAAAGTACAAATACCAATGTGGTTGAAATCCAGATGAGCCCGTAACTGAAATAAGAATGCAAACAAAAAGGAAATGAGTGTATATGAAATTTAGAAACGGAAACATAAAGGCAGCAA from Ipomoea triloba cultivar NCNSP0323 chromosome 12, ASM357664v1 encodes the following:
- the LOC115998159 gene encoding CASP-like protein 5B3; protein product: MKVLFGSPGTVSGLSLRIGQSVFAAVSIVVMASASGFSIATAFCYLIASMGLQVLWSFALACLDAHALRMKRDMHTHVLVSLFVVGDWVTATLSLAAACSSAGVMVLFDRDTTICQRMEGLSCPMFQVSISLAFLSWFLLAFSSYVMFWLAASN
- the LOC115998153 gene encoding protein YIPF1 homolog, whose amino-acid sequence is MDDSLGNIPSSHLLGSVPAVITEEKTNSNHSVPEANLQIFPPNNGGNPGQGYQTLGGPSEGDGKQSTNNWKGVLSVSSYTQYFNVDTDVVMNRLMSSLNPTTGDFFSKIDANPDLYGLIWISTTLVFVLSSFGNCATYIMRKRSETVTSWTFDVSYVNVATCTIYGYTFIVPLGFYFLLQYLGLNASIIRFWCLWGYSLFIFIPTSFLLMIPVEFLKWIIILLTGGASGGFVALNLKNHHIQTNDLSLVLVAAFVLQMGLAIFIKMWFFR